The following DNA comes from Oscillatoria sp. FACHB-1407.
TCTCAGGGCGATCGCTCTTCTCTAATGCTTGCTGTGCCATGTCGATCGCTCCCTGATGGTGCGGAATCATGGCATTGATGAAGCGCAAGTCAAATTGATCATCGGCTGCACCTAGATCACCATTCATCATCATGCTAGAGCGCATTTCCTCGGTCATGGGCATCATATGTCCCATCTCTGCGCTGTACATCATTGGCTCATCACCCGCACTGGGATACCAGGCTGTGCGCCACTCTTTCAATTCGGAAATTTCCTGTTCCTGAGCATCAATAATAGCTTGCGCTAGCTGTTGGATTTCAGGACGGTTTGACTTCTGTAAAGCTTCTTGCGCCATTGCCACAGCACCTTCATGGTGCGGAATCATGGCATCAATGAATCGTAAATCAAAGCTCTCATCAGCAGGACCCAGATCCATGTTCATCATTGAACCGTGATCCATTGGCATAGGGCTAGAATTACCCATTGAGCCATGATCCATTTGTGCCGTGTTGGAACTACTGGGACTGCCCTCAGCAGACGGGGAGGTTGTGCCGCTACAAGCAGCAAGGCTCATTGATACTAGGGGCACCATTCCAGCCAATAAAAATGAAGTGAGTGTCTTTTTTGCCAACATTGCAATCTGTACAGCCTCTGTGCTTTAGCCAAGGTTTTATTGCTTACAAGTTGTAATAGTGGCAGACAAAAATAAAATCAGGATGAAATCTTTTTTAGTTATCTGGGCTACAGAGAGCAAAATGTTCTTGGCTAAGTACAGAAAAATAAAATTGAGATGAAATTCTAGCCATTCAGAAGTACGAAATCCGTTTAGAAATTTCTGCTTCAGTAGGAAGAGGTAATTTCCGGCATCGCGTCCTAGCCTTGAGGTGTAAAACGGTAGACCCATAATGTCTAACTGCGATCGCACGACGGCTAACTCGACAAAGGCTCGTGTCGTGCTGAGTTTTGTTGTCGTGTGGCAATAGCAGTGTAATTTACTAGGAGAAAATAATGCCTCACCAAAACTATCAATCCATTGTAGATGCAGCAACTCACTGCGCTTATGAGTGTGAACACTGTGCAGATGCGTGTTTGGGCAGTATGGCAGAATGTGCCCGTCTTTGCCGTGACTGTGCCGAAATTTGCTGGACTGCTGCTGCGTTTATGAGCCGTGGCTCACGCTTTATTCCCCAAGTTGTGCGCTCTTGCATTGAGATCTGCGAGGCTTGCGCGAAAGAGTGTGAAAAACATGACAATGAACACTGCCAAAGCTGTGCTAAGGCTTGCCGACGTGCCGCAGAAGAGTATCGCAAAGTGGTCAGTGTTGCAGGTGTTGCTTAATTCGATCGAATTTACAGTTTAAGTATCAGAAAGTTG
Coding sequences within:
- a CDS encoding DUF305 domain-containing protein — protein: MSLAACSGTTSPSAEGSPSSSNTAQMDHGSMGNSSPMPMDHGSMMNMDLGPADESFDLRFIDAMIPHHEGAVAMAQEALQKSNRPEIQQLAQAIIDAQEQEISELKEWRTAWYPSAGDEPMMYSAEMGHMMPMTEEMRSSMMMNGDLGAADDQFDLRFINAMIPHHQGAIDMAQQALEKSDRPEIQELAQNIIDSQQQEISQMEQWRKDWYGQ
- a CDS encoding four-helix bundle copper-binding protein: MPHQNYQSIVDAATHCAYECEHCADACLGSMAECARLCRDCAEICWTAAAFMSRGSRFIPQVVRSCIEICEACAKECEKHDNEHCQSCAKACRRAAEEYRKVVSVAGVA